In Bacteroidota bacterium, a single genomic region encodes these proteins:
- the nosZ gene encoding Sec-dependent nitrous-oxide reductase, with protein sequence MKTKKIIFTSLIASMVAMGWTGCKPKNVGNAVSSDASSKAYVAPGKYDEFYNFVSGGFSGQMSVYGLPSGRLLRVIPVFSVDPEKGWGYSEETKPMLNTSHGIVPWDDLHHTQLSKTSGEIDGRWCFANANNTPRVARIDLTTFRTAEIIELPNSGGNHSSPFITENTEYVVAGTRFSVPPDDANGDVPINTYKQNFKGTLSFISVGKEDGNMDIAFQIQCPGVNFDLSRAGKGVSHGWFFFSCYNTEQANSLLEVNASQRDKDFIMAVNWKKAEEYLKAGKGRKQAVKYAHNSYSDFTHSATSEIKTEVIVLDSKELKDLCYFIPCPKSPHGCDVDPTGQYIVGSGKLAALIPVFSYDKIIAAIAAKEFTGDYDGIPVIKYESALYGEVKKPGLGPLHTEFDGKGNAYTSFFVSSEVVKWNIKDLKVLDRVPTYYSVGHLCIPGGDSKTPNAKYLIAYDKITKDRYLPTGPELSQSAQLYDISGDKMQLILDFPTIGEPHYAQACAADIIKNKSRKIFKIEENKHAYRSMGEKEAKVIREGNKVHVYMTAIRSHFTPDNIEGVRMGDEVYFHVTNLEQDWDVPHGFAVKGAINGELLIMPGETQTLKWIPERVGISPMYCTDFCSALHQEMQGYVRVSPAGSNVPLTFSTGKNQPAAAAGETK encoded by the coding sequence ATGAAAACAAAAAAAATAATTTTTACTTCACTTATTGCAAGCATGGTTGCAATGGGATGGACAGGATGCAAACCCAAAAATGTTGGAAACGCAGTGAGTTCTGATGCCTCATCAAAGGCTTATGTTGCACCGGGAAAATACGATGAATTTTACAACTTTGTAAGTGGTGGATTTAGCGGACAAATGAGCGTATATGGATTGCCATCTGGTCGCTTGTTAAGAGTAATTCCTGTTTTTTCAGTTGACCCGGAAAAAGGTTGGGGCTATTCAGAAGAAACGAAACCCATGTTGAATACCTCCCATGGTATAGTGCCTTGGGATGATTTACACCATACTCAATTAAGTAAAACAAGTGGTGAAATTGATGGGCGTTGGTGCTTTGCAAATGCCAATAATACACCACGCGTTGCACGAATAGATTTAACCACTTTCCGCACCGCAGAAATTATTGAGTTACCCAATAGCGGCGGAAATCACTCTTCTCCTTTTATTACAGAAAATACCGAGTACGTTGTTGCCGGAACCCGTTTTAGCGTTCCGCCGGATGATGCGAATGGAGATGTGCCTATTAATACTTACAAGCAAAACTTTAAAGGAACACTTAGTTTTATTAGCGTTGGCAAGGAGGATGGAAATATGGACATTGCATTTCAAATTCAATGCCCAGGTGTTAATTTCGATTTGAGTCGTGCCGGTAAAGGCGTTTCACATGGTTGGTTTTTCTTTTCTTGCTACAATACCGAACAAGCAAATTCGCTCTTAGAAGTAAACGCTTCACAAAGAGACAAAGACTTTATTATGGCAGTGAATTGGAAAAAAGCCGAAGAATATTTAAAGGCCGGCAAAGGGCGTAAACAAGCTGTGAAATATGCACACAACAGCTATAGCGATTTTACACATAGTGCCACTTCGGAAATTAAAACTGAAGTAATTGTTTTGGATTCTAAAGAGTTGAAAGATCTTTGCTACTTTATTCCTTGCCCTAAATCTCCGCATGGATGCGATGTAGATCCAACCGGACAATACATTGTGGGAAGTGGAAAGTTGGCTGCGTTAATTCCAGTGTTTAGTTACGATAAAATAATAGCCGCAATTGCCGCGAAAGAATTCACGGGTGATTACGATGGAATTCCGGTAATTAAATATGAAAGTGCGCTTTATGGCGAGGTTAAAAAACCAGGTTTAGGGCCGCTTCATACCGAATTTGATGGCAAAGGAAATGCTTATACTTCCTTCTTTGTTTCATCGGAAGTTGTTAAATGGAATATTAAAGATTTGAAGGTATTGGATAGGGTTCCAACCTATTATTCCGTTGGCCACTTGTGTATCCCCGGCGGAGATAGCAAAACACCAAATGCTAAATACTTAATTGCTTACGACAAAATTACCAAAGATCGTTACTTACCTACCGGTCCTGAATTATCACAAAGTGCGCAATTGTATGATATTAGCGGAGACAAAATGCAATTGATTTTGGATTTCCCCACTATTGGTGAACCACACTATGCTCAAGCTTGTGCAGCGGATATTATAAAAAATAAATCTCGAAAAATTTTCAAAATTGAAGAGAACAAACATGCTTATAGGAGCATGGGTGAAAAAGAGGCAAAAGTTATTCGTGAAGGAAACAAAGTGCATGTTTACATGACGGCAATTCGTTCGCATTTTACTCCTGATAATATTGAAGGTGTTCGCATGGGCGACGAAGTATATTTTCATGTTACCAACCTGGAACAAGATTGGGATGTGCCGCATGGATTTGCTGTAAAGGGTGCTATCAATGGCGAGTTACTGATTATGCCGGGAGAAACTCAAACCTTGAAATGGATACCCGAGCGCGTTGGAATTTCACCCATGTATTGCACGGATTTTTGTAGTGCGCTACATCAAGAAATGCAAGGTTATGTGCGCGTTTCGCCTGCAGGAAGCAATGTGCCATTAACTTTTAGTACCGGAAAAAATCAACCTGCTGCGGCAGCCGGTGAAACAAAATAA
- a CDS encoding cytochrome c, whose amino-acid sequence MKKITVLGMLAFFVIACGNQETPSSNNGPISNAPENSTTENGNPSYDPNRGEGKFSDVKLDAALNEALATSGNKIFDVKCSSCHKLTDEKLVGPGWKGVTTRNSPAWILNFITNTDAMLNKDPKAQAQLEICLVRMPNQSLSDDEALSLLEYMRKNDGIK is encoded by the coding sequence ATGAAAAAAATAACAGTACTTGGAATGCTTGCATTTTTTGTAATTGCCTGCGGAAATCAAGAAACACCATCAAGCAATAACGGGCCTATATCCAATGCCCCTGAAAATTCAACTACCGAAAACGGAAACCCATCCTATGATCCCAACCGCGGAGAGGGAAAATTTAGTGATGTAAAATTGGATGCCGCACTAAATGAAGCATTGGCAACTTCAGGCAATAAAATTTTTGATGTAAAATGTTCCTCATGTCATAAGCTTACTGATGAAAAATTAGTAGGTCCAGGCTGGAAAGGAGTTACTACGCGCAATTCTCCGGCTTGGATTCTGAATTTTATTACCAATACCGATGCGATGTTAAATAAAGATCCTAAAGCGCAAGCCCAATTGGAAATTTGCTTAGTACGCATGCCCAACCAAAGTTTGAGCGACGACGAAGCGCTCAGCTTATTAGAGTATATGCGTAAAAACGATGGAATAAAATAA
- a CDS encoding Crp/Fnr family transcriptional regulator, translating to MIDIDLLLATGATYKKVAREEVIFEEGGSCVYYYQLVSGRVKWININDAGKEFIQNIIEPGESFGELPLFDDGPYAASCIAEKDSVIIRLPKAYFLQLLDECPDLHFKFSRLLAQRLRYKFLILKTIASENPQARIATLLNHLKKECECSKHKMEVKLTRQQIANMTGLRVETVIREIKKLDKCHAVSIEHGKVYV from the coding sequence ATGATAGATATTGATCTTTTATTAGCTACCGGAGCCACTTACAAAAAAGTAGCCAGGGAGGAAGTGATATTTGAAGAAGGAGGGTCATGTGTTTATTATTATCAGCTGGTAAGTGGAAGGGTAAAGTGGATTAACATTAATGACGCAGGCAAGGAATTTATTCAAAATATTATTGAACCCGGCGAAAGTTTTGGCGAACTGCCATTGTTTGATGATGGACCTTATGCAGCTTCCTGTATAGCCGAAAAAGATTCAGTAATTATTCGTTTACCTAAAGCTTATTTTTTGCAACTGCTGGATGAATGTCCGGATTTGCATTTTAAATTTTCTCGCCTACTTGCGCAGCGCTTGCGTTACAAATTCTTAATTCTTAAAACAATAGCATCCGAAAATCCACAGGCTCGTATTGCAACCCTCCTCAATCATTTAAAAAAGGAATGCGAATGTTCAAAGCATAAAATGGAGGTAAAACTTACGCGGCAACAAATAGCTAATATGACCGGACTTCGCGTTGAAACAGTGATTCGTGAAATTAAGAAACTCGATAAATGTCATGCTGTGAGTATTGAACATGGTAAGGTGTATGTCTAA
- a CDS encoding T9SS type A sorting domain-containing protein, whose amino-acid sequence MFHTPKITKGLLFIALSIQSLALSAQNNFTIISYGTNAYFPREVFFGDTGEVYQVGQCSVRGTINNEVSWNGYCYTPLYIMGGCSPSLANTFVVGKGGLIRKNSDCEIFGSWSDQVSGISDTLYSIKFFDIQNGVCVGQNGRILRTTNNGKQWSIISSGTTASLRNLQIISDSSLIACGGNGTILKSNDRGLTWTPQTSGVTTLLNDIDFVGSDTGYAVGRAGLMLNTTDGGLTWNSVATGVTSNIAALDFVSGLVGMIAGDAGVVKRTIDGGQSWTSLPFSTFYPLMDIKFKNKQVGYLLSNFDFYKTTDGGINWHIVGGTLESVRYVNDTILFAVGDDNVSKSTDGGLNWKVSHPINSIHWYDCAFPSQDTGYICGTSGKIMKTLDGGNTYTQQTTNAPANAYYFGMHFFTKNKGIAVGSDYMISRTNNGGQTWTTTNSYSSNTYSYYDVFFINNQVGWICGSMGTLRKTVDGGATFTNQVSGVTKFLLSIYFLTPLKGFVCGEGGTLLKTLDGGATWTNSQFGLSSNFYSIAFRDSLHGFISGDNQILYETNDGGTTWKYINNNFTIKAMTFRNQYYGYAVGPYSNHLYYDPFKVFNGYSRVCKGSNNSFVGKLIPGITIQPGNNFIMEMDTTGDDFSDALFLGAFPDTVSTGYWNYTIPYSLKPGTYKTRVRATNMSPVKSSLTTNMTVYDDPEAAISIRNDTLFTAYNSKYVYQWWRDFTLITGANTYYYVPTLSGKYTVRVQYGCCSYAQDVLTLNSCPGGFLAQPTLASPYVIICDSSSTTLSASGAANYHWYDSDTSTTILSSSASYTTPIITTRDSFYVAAYNDSCESARVLIDVYVTNPYPAPTVTGDSVCAGSSVFLVSAYGSYSYWYTDSLNGTLLKTAATYYIPNLQATDTFYVSNFNYQCESTRTPVIAYAYEAPATTLIAGDTAVTIGDTAAYAYTPAPGNSIQWFVRGGTLLSNNDSLEVKWADSTTTAAIGIIETNATGCSSDTVWLQVEVDLAIAVPEIRATQFGIHPNPANNRLLIERKETANSEIYSIYQSNGKLEQKLQVPAGKRQVQVDTSKYANGTYFIRSNGAKQGELKFVILHN is encoded by the coding sequence TTGTTTCATACACCAAAAATTACGAAGGGATTGCTTTTTATAGCCCTAAGCATTCAAAGCCTTGCGCTAAGTGCACAAAATAATTTTACCATTATCAGTTATGGTACCAACGCCTATTTTCCACGCGAAGTCTTTTTTGGCGATACCGGCGAAGTATATCAAGTTGGGCAATGCAGCGTGCGCGGAACCATCAACAATGAAGTGAGTTGGAATGGCTACTGTTACACTCCGCTATACATTATGGGCGGTTGTTCACCCTCCCTTGCCAATACTTTTGTGGTGGGAAAAGGCGGACTTATCCGCAAGAACAGCGATTGCGAAATATTTGGAAGCTGGAGCGATCAGGTGAGTGGGATTTCAGATACCCTTTACAGCATTAAATTTTTTGATATTCAAAATGGGGTATGTGTGGGACAAAATGGAAGGATATTGCGCACCACCAACAATGGCAAGCAATGGAGCATTATTTCCAGCGGAACTACAGCTTCTTTGCGCAACTTGCAAATTATTTCCGACAGTAGTCTCATCGCTTGCGGCGGAAATGGCACCATTTTAAAATCGAACGACCGTGGTTTGACCTGGACTCCACAAACCAGTGGTGTTACAACACTCTTGAATGATATTGATTTTGTTGGAAGCGATACAGGTTATGCGGTAGGAAGAGCAGGACTGATGCTGAATACAACTGATGGTGGATTAACCTGGAACAGCGTGGCAACAGGAGTTACGTCAAACATTGCTGCATTGGATTTTGTGAGCGGATTGGTAGGGATGATTGCCGGTGATGCCGGAGTGGTTAAACGAACCATTGATGGTGGCCAAAGCTGGACAAGCCTGCCTTTTTCAACTTTCTACCCATTGATGGACATTAAATTTAAAAACAAGCAGGTGGGCTATTTGTTAAGCAATTTTGATTTTTATAAAACTACCGATGGAGGAATAAACTGGCACATTGTGGGTGGAACCCTTGAATCTGTGCGCTATGTGAATGATACTATCCTTTTTGCTGTTGGGGACGACAATGTAAGTAAATCAACCGATGGGGGTTTGAATTGGAAAGTTAGTCATCCAATTAACTCCATTCATTGGTACGATTGCGCATTCCCAAGTCAGGATACCGGCTACATTTGTGGTACGAGTGGTAAAATCATGAAAACGCTTGACGGGGGAAACACCTATACACAGCAAACTACGAATGCTCCCGCGAATGCCTATTATTTTGGCATGCATTTCTTCACTAAAAATAAAGGAATTGCAGTGGGGTCCGACTATATGATTTCGCGTACCAATAATGGCGGACAAACCTGGACTACCACCAATTCTTATAGTTCCAATACCTACTCTTATTACGATGTGTTTTTTATTAACAATCAAGTTGGATGGATTTGCGGTTCTATGGGAACACTGCGTAAAACGGTGGATGGTGGGGCAACTTTCACTAACCAAGTGAGTGGAGTAACAAAATTCTTGCTTTCTATCTATTTCTTAACGCCGCTTAAAGGATTTGTTTGTGGCGAAGGAGGCACCTTACTGAAAACGCTGGATGGCGGGGCCACCTGGACCAATTCACAGTTTGGATTAAGCTCTAACTTTTATAGCATTGCTTTTCGCGATTCGCTTCATGGTTTTATATCGGGCGATAACCAAATTCTTTATGAAACCAACGATGGGGGTACCACATGGAAGTATATCAATAACAATTTTACAATTAAAGCCATGACGTTTAGAAACCAGTACTATGGCTATGCGGTTGGACCATATAGCAATCACTTGTATTATGATCCTTTTAAAGTGTTTAATGGTTACTCCCGAGTATGTAAAGGCAGCAACAACAGCTTTGTTGGGAAATTGATTCCGGGAATAACCATACAACCCGGCAATAATTTTATTATGGAAATGGATACTACCGGAGACGATTTTTCGGATGCTCTTTTTCTGGGTGCTTTTCCGGATACGGTATCCACAGGATATTGGAATTATACCATTCCGTATTCGCTTAAACCAGGAACCTATAAAACCCGGGTAAGAGCCACCAACATGAGCCCTGTGAAAAGTTCACTCACTACCAACATGACCGTTTACGATGATCCTGAAGCAGCCATAAGCATTCGAAACGATACGCTTTTCACGGCTTATAATTCCAAATATGTGTACCAATGGTGGCGCGATTTTACTTTGATTACAGGGGCAAACACCTATTATTATGTGCCAACACTTAGTGGAAAATATACCGTTAGGGTGCAGTATGGCTGCTGTTCCTATGCGCAAGATGTGCTCACGTTAAACTCCTGTCCCGGTGGCTTTTTGGCTCAGCCCACACTGGCAAGTCCCTATGTTATTATTTGTGACAGTTCATCTACCACACTAAGTGCAAGTGGTGCGGCGAATTATCATTGGTACGACAGCGATACATCTACCACCATTTTAAGTTCATCAGCAAGCTACACGACGCCAATAATTACCACACGCGACTCATTTTATGTGGCAGCATATAATGATAGTTGTGAGAGTGCCAGGGTACTTATTGACGTTTATGTAACTAATCCTTATCCGGCACCCACCGTTACCGGCGACAGCGTTTGTGCGGGCTCCAGCGTATTTTTAGTTTCGGCTTATGGCAGCTATAGTTACTGGTATACCGATTCGTTAAACGGCACGCTTTTAAAAACTGCTGCTACTTATTACATCCCAAATTTACAAGCCACCGATACCTTTTATGTAAGCAATTTTAATTACCAATGCGAAAGCACACGAACACCTGTAATAGCCTATGCCTATGAAGCCCCGGCTACAACTTTAATAGCAGGCGATACAGCGGTAACTATCGGCGATACAGCAGCCTATGCTTACACACCAGCACCCGGAAACAGCATCCAATGGTTTGTAAGAGGTGGAACCCTACTCAGCAACAACGATTCTTTAGAGGTGAAATGGGCCGACTCTACTACTACGGCTGCTATTGGAATTATTGAAACCAACGCAACAGGCTGTTCTTCCGACACAGTTTGGTTGCAAGTAGAGGTTGATTTAGCTATTGCGGTTCCTGAAATAAGGGCTACACAATTTGGCATTCATCCCAATCCCGCCAACAACCGTTTGCTTATTGAGCGAAAGGAAACTGCTAACAGCGAAATTTACAGCATTTACCAAAGCAATGGAAAATTAGAGCAAAAGCTCCAAGTGCCAGCCGGGAAAAGGCAGGTGCAAGTAGATACATCAAAATATGCCAATGGAACGTATTTTATTCGCAGCAATGGAGCAAAACAGGGAGAGCTTAAGTTTGTTATCCTCCACAACTAG
- a CDS encoding site-specific integrase: MKATFTPVFNRKKKLNANEKALVEIRMYQNRTRRFISTGILIKPEHWDSKNQEVNKKHPDAGLLNFQIGDLIHKYEKAQVAQSLKDKSFSIKSVGNKKTISHNGSFSEFMSHEIKANKLLTPKTKLSHSNTLNHLLKFTKQSDIKFEDINYAFLDKFLNYLREKKKAVNTIHKQHKNFKKYIELAINKEYYDEPNPCKKLIVKTEQKKRDVLTIEEIRAIEKVDLSKLEEKVNNVRDLFLFSCYTGLRISDVTNLRTDYIKHTKEGYELDFVTIKVNKQAEIPLHSMFKVEGEKLSAPEIILEKYYNKNADFLFPRLTEQFINRHLKVIATLANIPFKLTFHSGRHSFGTYMASKIPLPQLMYLMQHSDIKTTMVYVNTNQEMVKQGLLKVDWK, encoded by the coding sequence ATGAAAGCAACCTTCACTCCAGTTTTCAATAGAAAGAAAAAGCTAAATGCAAACGAAAAGGCATTAGTTGAAATTAGAATGTACCAGAATCGTACTCGAAGATTCATCTCAACAGGGATATTAATAAAACCGGAACACTGGGATTCAAAAAATCAAGAAGTAAACAAGAAGCATCCTGATGCAGGCCTTCTGAACTTTCAAATTGGTGATTTAATTCATAAATACGAAAAAGCACAAGTAGCACAATCTTTAAAAGATAAAAGTTTTTCTATAAAGTCAGTAGGCAACAAAAAGACAATATCGCACAATGGCTCATTTTCTGAATTTATGAGTCATGAGATTAAAGCGAATAAACTTCTGACACCTAAAACTAAATTAAGCCACAGCAACACATTAAATCACTTACTCAAGTTTACCAAGCAATCTGACATTAAATTTGAAGATATAAACTACGCTTTCCTAGATAAATTCTTAAACTACCTGCGTGAAAAGAAAAAGGCCGTCAATACTATCCATAAGCAACACAAGAACTTTAAAAAATATATTGAACTTGCTATAAATAAGGAATATTACGACGAGCCAAATCCTTGCAAAAAACTTATCGTTAAAACAGAGCAAAAAAAGAGAGATGTGCTTACCATCGAAGAAATTCGAGCGATTGAAAAGGTGGATTTAAGTAAGTTGGAAGAAAAGGTAAATAATGTTCGTGATTTATTTCTGTTTTCCTGTTATACCGGATTACGAATATCTGATGTTACAAATTTGAGAACTGATTACATTAAACACACAAAGGAAGGATATGAGTTGGATTTTGTAACCATAAAGGTTAATAAGCAGGCTGAAATTCCTTTACATAGCATGTTTAAAGTAGAAGGTGAGAAACTATCTGCCCCTGAGATAATACTCGAGAAATATTACAATAAAAATGCAGATTTCCTTTTTCCAAGATTAACAGAGCAGTTTATTAATCGGCACTTAAAAGTTATTGCAACCTTGGCAAATATTCCTTTTAAGCTCACTTTTCACTCTGGAAGGCACAGTTTTGGAACTTATATGGCATCTAAAATTCCATTGCCGCAGCTTATGTATTTGATGCAGCATTCGGATATTAAAACAACTATGGTTTACGTAAATACAAATCAAGAAATGGTTAAACAAGGATTACTTAAAGTTGACTGGAAATGA
- a CDS encoding helix-turn-helix domain-containing protein — protein sequence MSTIIVITKEELSEIVQTSIRKVFAENNQPQSEQQDLVPIEEAMKITNLARQTLYGKVYDRKIPFIKREGSRKLFFSRKALLNWIQEGGNFDASI from the coding sequence ATGTCAACAATAATTGTAATTACAAAAGAAGAGCTTTCTGAGATAGTTCAAACTTCTATACGAAAAGTTTTCGCAGAGAACAATCAACCACAATCTGAACAACAAGACCTTGTTCCAATTGAGGAAGCTATGAAAATTACCAACCTTGCTCGTCAAACTCTCTATGGGAAAGTATATGACCGGAAAATTCCTTTCATTAAACGAGAAGGCTCCCGCAAGCTTTTCTTTTCCCGCAAGGCGCTCTTAAATTGGATTCAGGAAGGAGGAAATTTCGATGCAAGCATTTAA
- a CDS encoding AAA family ATPase → MDKSSKVLNATLSSEELTEKYKHHKVKFIVFPLIFQYGTNLFGAERGTGKTRISLSIAFAIVYALIGYLGYTINEHGDVLFLNFEMAEPEFKLFVEPIENYFKANYKKKYNLHSISFKSHRDLTLKDIDEAIFNIKPLLVIVDGYKAFASMLQREKGIKEIDNSNAMLMYDYFDRWRKDYNTTILLTNHTNKGTKGQRSHSDLMYGASAVMDYADQTTLMRKTNEPNQRIIVPDKNRFNREGESSTNLIEIIGDDENNKIWFELKQTDVEEADYMYKDTPSQKYSHQEKLAAVDMYTNQKISLRDIQERTGIPKSSIDRWVKKHNRNEEL, encoded by the coding sequence ATGGACAAAAGTAGTAAAGTTTTAAATGCCACACTTTCAAGTGAGGAGCTAACAGAAAAATATAAACATCACAAAGTGAAATTTATAGTATTTCCACTTATATTCCAATATGGAACAAACCTTTTCGGCGCAGAACGTGGCACGGGTAAGACCAGAATTTCATTAAGCATTGCATTTGCGATAGTGTATGCCCTAATTGGATACTTGGGTTATACTATTAATGAACATGGTGACGTACTATTTCTAAATTTTGAAATGGCTGAGCCTGAATTCAAATTATTTGTTGAGCCTATTGAGAATTATTTCAAAGCAAATTATAAAAAAAAATATAACCTTCATTCAATTAGCTTTAAGTCACACCGAGATTTAACCTTAAAGGACATAGATGAAGCAATCTTCAACATAAAACCACTCTTGGTTATTGTAGACGGTTATAAAGCTTTTGCATCGATGCTTCAGCGTGAGAAGGGAATTAAAGAAATTGACAACTCCAATGCCATGCTAATGTATGATTACTTTGACCGATGGCGCAAAGATTACAACACAACAATTCTATTAACCAACCACACCAATAAGGGAACCAAGGGACAGCGCAGCCACTCTGACCTTATGTATGGGGCTAGTGCGGTCATGGATTACGCAGATCAGACCACTCTGATGCGAAAAACCAATGAGCCTAATCAAAGAATAATTGTACCAGACAAGAACAGGTTCAATAGAGAAGGAGAATCATCCACCAACCTAATAGAAATTATAGGAGACGATGAGAATAATAAAATATGGTTTGAGTTGAAACAAACCGACGTGGAAGAAGCTGATTATATGTATAAAGATACTCCATCACAGAAGTATTCTCATCAAGAAAAACTTGCTGCGGTTGATATGTACACTAATCAAAAAATATCACTTAGAGATATTCAGGAGAGAACCGGAATACCAAAATCGAGTATTGACAGGTGGGTAAAAAAGCACAATCGGAATGAAGAACTCTAA
- a CDS encoding SMEK domain-containing protein: MNRIDFINKITTYSARFVLEVEGFNAVNMYDINIHAESFLIPVLNETFGLNLENLNSTQKKNFPAIDLADFKNRVAFQVTATNNFSKIEETLQKFFNNQLNKHFDVLYFYIITQKKEKYKDSKLAKQIPSGFSFNAKDHIIDREILLQKINSISSSLKLEALSKIFQQEFSDIQIELRKKEYVGGYLNNEPENLSPNLLSIAFPDIFYKAELDIDKDEILADLNRFLLSKGKSPIKKMREAKLIKQALRKTDCKFSDWLLHENCIYTFRNLNDEAEPYRKIVDKGTITTLECKDFYERNEDNKSVFKHLLRNTLTQFCKIKEIEWYGKNEIFRFANNPIVPNQKQVKWKGKNESTKSVIFEMHNKKEGHIICFRHLAFRCSFLNISNDWFLVLNPTWSFTNPGGYHISRFEPAYLSGLKRLENNNAVFNYFRFFGYYFSHVDLFTVEYPYFKISPHTLIPLSPKLEEKTWKPVKILEEKIDAPQTELKDDKELNDISLFD; the protein is encoded by the coding sequence ATGAACCGAATAGATTTTATAAATAAAATTACGACTTACTCTGCCCGGTTCGTTTTGGAAGTTGAAGGATTTAATGCCGTAAATATGTATGACATTAATATTCATGCTGAAAGCTTTCTTATTCCTGTTTTGAATGAAACCTTTGGGTTGAACCTTGAAAATTTAAATTCAACGCAAAAGAAGAACTTTCCAGCAATTGACTTAGCCGACTTTAAAAACAGAGTTGCTTTTCAGGTAACAGCAACAAATAATTTTTCTAAAATTGAAGAGACTCTTCAAAAATTCTTTAACAATCAGCTAAACAAACACTTTGATGTTCTTTATTTTTACATCATTACTCAAAAGAAGGAGAAATACAAAGACAGTAAATTAGCGAAGCAAATTCCTTCCGGTTTTTCCTTCAATGCCAAAGACCATATAATCGACAGAGAAATACTTCTGCAAAAAATTAACAGTATAAGCTCATCACTGAAACTTGAAGCTCTTTCAAAGATTTTTCAACAAGAATTTTCGGATATACAAATTGAATTAAGGAAAAAAGAGTATGTCGGTGGATATTTGAACAACGAGCCAGAAAATTTATCTCCGAATTTATTATCTATTGCTTTCCCTGATATATTTTATAAGGCAGAACTTGATATTGACAAAGATGAAATCTTAGCTGACCTTAATCGCTTCCTGCTATCGAAGGGTAAAAGCCCTATTAAGAAAATGCGAGAAGCTAAACTCATAAAGCAAGCATTGAGAAAAACTGATTGTAAATTCTCAGATTGGCTGCTTCATGAAAACTGTATTTACACTTTTAGAAACTTGAATGACGAAGCAGAACCTTACAGAAAAATAGTAGACAAGGGGACAATAACAACTTTAGAATGCAAAGACTTTTACGAAAGAAACGAGGATAATAAAAGTGTATTTAAGCACTTACTTCGCAATACACTGACGCAGTTTTGTAAAATTAAAGAAATTGAATGGTATGGTAAAAATGAAATTTTCCGTTTTGCGAATAATCCAATAGTACCAAATCAGAAACAGGTAAAGTGGAAAGGGAAAAACGAATCGACAAAATCGGTAATTTTTGAAATGCACAATAAAAAAGAAGGGCATATCATTTGCTTTAGGCACCTTGCGTTTAGATGCTCCTTTTTAAATATTTCAAATGATTGGTTCCTTGTCCTAAACCCAACTTGGAGCTTTACAAATCCTGGCGGGTATCATATAAGCAGATTTGAGCCTGCTTACCTATCTGGACTTAAACGCTTAGAAAACAATAATGCAGTCTTTAACTATTTCCGTTTTTTTGGCTATTATTTTTCTCATGTCGATTTATTTACTGTTGAATATCCTTATTTTAAAATTAGCCCGCACACCTTGATTCCCTTATCTCCTAAACTGGAAGAGAAAACCTGGAAACCAGTTAAAATTCTTGAAGAAAAAATTGATGCTCCTCAAACAGAATTGAAAGATGATAAGGAACTTAATGACATATCCCTTTTTGACTAA
- a CDS encoding GIY-YIG nuclease family protein, producing the protein MKELIGYNLIEEYFTEILKELLLEKNKKKILLTRSWAREFPNRAGVYLVFENNNIKYVGETGNIRGRIADMLNTKNHTLRRSFGEANFSNSIGYEKANSVKSYNHKIELELNELIQEKLTISCLPLEIGRKEFEEWVMEKESNILYNKRKKRKMR; encoded by the coding sequence ATGAAAGAGCTAATTGGGTATAATCTTATTGAAGAGTATTTTACTGAGATATTAAAGGAACTGCTTCTAGAAAAAAACAAGAAGAAGATTCTTTTAACAAGATCATGGGCAAGGGAATTTCCAAATAGGGCTGGTGTATACTTGGTGTTTGAAAATAATAATATAAAATACGTCGGTGAAACAGGGAATATCAGAGGAAGAATTGCTGATATGTTAAACACAAAGAATCACACATTAAGACGTTCATTTGGAGAAGCAAATTTTTCAAATAGCATTGGTTATGAAAAAGCAAATTCAGTTAAATCATATAATCATAAAATTGAATTGGAATTGAATGAATTAATTCAAGAGAAATTAACAATTTCCTGCTTACCGCTTGAAATTGGGAGAAAGGAATTTGAAGAGTGGGTCATGGAAAAGGAATCAAATATTCTTTACAACAAAAGAAAGAAAAGAAAAATGCGTTAG